The following proteins come from a genomic window of Citrobacter europaeus:
- a CDS encoding sugar-binding transcriptional regulator, whose product MAKQDEQRLLVKIATLYYLEGRKQSDIAQLLSLSQSFISRAITRCQKEGVVKISVVQPSNIFLNLEKGIEERYGIKQAIVVDTEEDASDHTIKRAIGSAAAHYLETRLRPKDLVGVSSWSSTIRAMVDEVHTQNLKAGGVIQLLGGVGPNGNVQATILTQTLAQHLNCEAWLLPSQSIEGSVEEKNRLVASKDVADVISRFDNVDIAIVGVGILEPSQLLKTSGNYYHEDMLQVLADRGAVGDICLHYYDNKGQPVLQDDEDPVIGMALDKVKKCPNVVALAGGTDKVAAIKGALNGGYIDVLITDYPTARMLVTS is encoded by the coding sequence ATGGCTAAGCAGGACGAACAACGGCTATTGGTTAAAATCGCTACCCTTTACTATCTTGAAGGACGCAAACAGTCCGATATTGCTCAACTTCTCTCGCTTTCTCAGTCGTTTATCTCCCGCGCCATCACCCGCTGTCAGAAAGAAGGGGTGGTGAAAATCAGCGTTGTTCAGCCCTCAAATATCTTCCTGAATCTTGAAAAAGGGATCGAGGAACGTTACGGCATTAAGCAGGCCATTGTGGTCGATACCGAAGAGGATGCCAGCGACCACACCATCAAACGCGCCATTGGTTCTGCCGCAGCCCACTATCTGGAAACCCGACTACGCCCCAAAGATCTGGTGGGCGTTTCCTCATGGAGTTCGACGATCCGAGCGATGGTGGATGAAGTCCATACGCAGAACCTGAAAGCCGGCGGCGTAATTCAATTGTTGGGCGGCGTGGGTCCTAACGGCAACGTACAGGCCACAATACTGACGCAGACGCTGGCACAACATCTGAATTGTGAAGCCTGGCTGCTGCCTTCGCAGAGTATCGAAGGCTCGGTTGAAGAGAAAAATCGTCTCGTTGCCAGCAAAGATGTCGCCGATGTGATTTCACGCTTTGATAACGTAGACATCGCCATTGTTGGCGTCGGGATCCTCGAACCGTCCCAATTGCTGAAAACATCAGGCAACTACTACCACGAAGATATGTTGCAGGTACTGGCTGATCGCGGCGCGGTCGGAGACATTTGCCTGCATTACTACGACAACAAGGGCCAGCCGGTATTGCAAGATGACGAAGATCCCGTAATTGGCATGGCCCTGGACAAGGTAAAAAAATGCCCGAATGTCGTGGCCCTTGCTGGCGGTACAGACAAAGTCGCGGCAATTAAAGGGGCGTTGAACGGAGGTTATATCGACGTGCTTATTACCGACTATCCTACCGCCCGGATGCTGGTCACCTCCTGA
- a CDS encoding transketolase, with translation MNPWNYDIQTLERKARAVRRHIVRLNANSPAGGHTGADLSQVELLTALYFRILNVAPERIADEARDIYIQSKGHAVGCYYCVLAEAGFFPVDWLETYQHANSHLPGHPVRQKTPGIELNTGALGHGLPVAVGLALAAKKSNSSRRIFLITGDGELAEGSNWEAALAAAHYGLDNLIIINDKNNLQLAGPTREIMNTDPLAAKWQAFGMTVTECQGNDMASVVATLEGLKQDGKPNVIIANTTKGAGISFIQGRPEWHHRVPKGEEIELALEELKDE, from the coding sequence ATGAATCCCTGGAACTATGATATCCAGACTCTTGAGCGCAAAGCGCGGGCGGTTCGCCGTCACATCGTTAGATTAAATGCTAACAGCCCTGCGGGTGGGCATACTGGTGCGGACTTGTCTCAAGTTGAGCTGTTGACGGCACTCTATTTTCGTATACTCAATGTCGCTCCGGAGCGTATCGCTGATGAGGCTCGGGATATCTACATCCAGTCTAAAGGTCACGCGGTAGGCTGTTACTACTGCGTTCTGGCGGAGGCGGGTTTTTTTCCCGTTGACTGGCTGGAAACCTATCAACATGCCAATTCCCATCTTCCCGGACACCCGGTGCGCCAGAAAACGCCGGGTATTGAACTGAATACCGGTGCTCTGGGCCACGGTTTACCTGTTGCGGTGGGACTGGCTCTGGCTGCGAAGAAAAGTAACAGTTCACGCCGCATCTTTTTAATCACAGGCGATGGCGAACTGGCCGAAGGAAGTAACTGGGAAGCGGCGCTGGCTGCTGCTCATTATGGCCTCGATAACCTGATCATAATTAATGACAAGAACAATCTTCAATTAGCCGGACCGACTCGCGAAATCATGAATACCGATCCGCTTGCCGCAAAATGGCAGGCATTTGGTATGACGGTGACTGAGTGTCAGGGGAATGATATGGCGTCGGTTGTCGCCACGCTGGAAGGACTTAAGCAGGATGGCAAACCTAACGTCATCATTGCCAATACCACGAAAGGCGCGGGTATATCGTTTATCCAGGGGCGCCCTGAATGGCACCATCGGGTGCCAAAAGGTGAAGAGATCGAACTGGCTCTGGAGGAGTTAAAAGATGAGTAA
- a CDS encoding transketolase family protein — protein MSNAEHLANVMVQAFIDAVEQGVDLVPVVADSTSTAKIAPFIKQFPGRLVNVGIAEQSMVGTAAGLALGGKVAVTCNAAPFLISRANEQIKVDVCYNNTNVKLFGLNAGASYGPLASTHHSIDDIAIMRGFGNIQIFAPSSPRECRQIIDYAIGYQGPVYIRLDGKALPELHDESYRFVPGAVLTLREGEHVALVATGSTVHEIVDAAALLADAGIQAKVVSVPSIRPCDTKALLSALQGSKAVITVEEHNINGGLGSLVAEVLAEGGVGAVLKRLGIPDGEYAAAADRGWLRQHHGFDAAAIAAQARELL, from the coding sequence ATGAGTAATGCAGAACACCTCGCGAACGTCATGGTTCAGGCGTTCATTGATGCAGTGGAACAAGGTGTTGACCTGGTGCCGGTCGTAGCGGACTCGACATCAACCGCGAAAATTGCTCCTTTTATAAAGCAGTTTCCCGGTCGCCTGGTCAACGTAGGTATTGCCGAACAAAGCATGGTTGGAACGGCGGCAGGACTTGCACTTGGCGGTAAGGTCGCCGTCACCTGTAACGCTGCGCCATTTCTTATCTCCCGTGCCAATGAGCAAATTAAAGTTGATGTTTGCTACAACAATACCAATGTGAAGCTATTCGGTCTTAATGCCGGTGCCAGCTATGGCCCGCTGGCGAGCACTCACCATTCGATCGATGATATTGCCATTATGCGAGGCTTCGGCAATATCCAGATTTTCGCCCCATCTTCGCCACGAGAGTGCCGACAGATTATCGATTATGCGATTGGTTATCAGGGACCGGTATATATTCGTCTTGATGGAAAAGCACTGCCGGAACTTCATGACGAGAGTTACCGTTTTGTTCCGGGGGCGGTGTTGACGCTGCGTGAAGGGGAGCATGTGGCGCTGGTGGCAACGGGCTCGACAGTTCATGAAATTGTTGATGCCGCTGCGCTGTTGGCTGATGCCGGTATTCAGGCGAAGGTGGTCAGTGTACCTTCAATTCGACCATGTGATACCAAAGCCCTGTTGTCAGCACTACAGGGCAGCAAAGCGGTGATTACCGTAGAAGAGCACAACATTAATGGTGGGTTGGGAAGCCTGGTGGCAGAAGTGCTGGCTGAGGGCGGAGTCGGGGCGGTGTTAAAGCGTTTAGGCATTCCGGATGGAGAGTATGCAGCGGCAGCGGATCGTGGCTGGCTACGTCAGCATCATGGTTTTGACGCCGCAGCTATCGCTGCTCAGGCGCGAGAACTGCTGTGA
- the entD gene encoding enterobactin synthase subunit EntD has protein sequence MHITHTPLTFADHTLHIVEFDPASFHEHDLLWLPHHTQLQSCGRKRKAEHLAGRIAAVHALREFGHKTVPGIGAQRQPLWPQNLFGSISHSGTIALAAVSTHPVGLDIETIFTQQMANELVSSIVTNTEKAWLANSGLSVEQALTLAFSAKESAFKATQASQQSVAEFTQYQIVELQHNQMILRAHSQAYRVQWRFSGNDVITLATV, from the coding sequence ATGCACATCACGCACACACCGCTCACTTTCGCAGACCACACGCTGCACATTGTCGAGTTCGATCCCGCCAGCTTCCATGAGCACGACCTGCTCTGGCTCCCCCACCACACTCAGCTTCAGTCCTGTGGACGTAAGCGTAAAGCTGAGCACTTAGCTGGGCGTATTGCCGCAGTACACGCGCTGCGTGAGTTTGGTCACAAAACCGTACCCGGCATCGGCGCGCAACGCCAACCGTTGTGGCCGCAAAATCTGTTTGGCAGCATCAGTCATAGCGGAACAATCGCCCTGGCCGCGGTATCAACGCATCCCGTCGGGCTGGATATAGAAACTATTTTTACGCAGCAAATGGCGAACGAACTGGTAAGTAGTATTGTCACCAATACAGAAAAAGCGTGGTTGGCTAATAGCGGTCTGTCTGTGGAGCAGGCTCTCACGCTGGCATTTTCCGCCAAAGAAAGTGCCTTTAAAGCAACCCAGGCGTCACAACAATCAGTCGCCGAATTTACGCAGTATCAAATCGTTGAGTTGCAACACAACCAAATGATACTACGTGCTCACAGCCAGGCGTATCGCGTGCAATGGCGGTTCTCGGGTAATGATGTAATCACACTGGCAACAGTGTGA
- a CDS encoding TonB-dependent siderophore receptor, translating to MNNKIHSLALLVNLGIYGVALPAMAEDQTDSAAVSHEDTIVVTAAQQNLQAPGVSTITADEIRKNPPARDVSEIIRTMPGVNLTGNSTSGQRGNNRQIDIRGMGPENTLILIDGKPVTSRNSVRQGWRGERDTRGDTAWVPPEMIERIEVLRGPAAARYGNGAAGGVVNIITKKGSNEWHGSWDTYFNAPEHKDEGSTKRTNFSLNGPLGGDFSFRLYGNLDKTQADAWDINQGHQSERTGTYSNTLPAGREGVINKDINGVVRWDFAPLQSLELEAGYSRQGNLYAGDTQNTNTNQLVKDNYGKETNRLYRQNYSLTWNGGWDNGVTTSNWVQYEHTRNSRTPEGLAGGTEGIFDPNASQKYLDADLSDVMLHSEVSIPLDLLVNQNLTLGTEWNQQRMKDMLSNSQTFMGGDIPGASSTNRSPYSDAEIFSLFAENNMELTDSTMLTPGLRFDHHSIVGDNWSPSLNLSQGLGDDFTLKMGIARAYKAPSLYQLNPNYILYSKGQGCYATGSATGIGCYMMGNDDLKAETSINKEIGLEFKRDGWLAGVTWFRNDYRNKIEAGTVPFDRTSITNKGKTTYTDIYQWENIPKAVVEGLEGTLNVPVSETVNWTNNITYMLQSKNKETGERLSIIPEYTLNSTLSWQAREDLSLQSTFTWYGKQQPKKYDYQGKPVTGSSANEVSPYSIVGLSATWDVTKNVSLTGGVDNVFDKRLWREGNAQTTGDIVTGNYMAGAGAYTYNEPGRTWFMSVNTHF from the coding sequence ATGAACAACAAGATTCATTCACTGGCCTTATTGGTCAATTTAGGGATTTACGGGGTAGCCCTGCCAGCAATGGCAGAAGATCAAACCGATAGCGCCGCAGTCTCTCATGAAGACACCATCGTCGTTACCGCTGCCCAGCAGAACCTGCAGGCGCCGGGCGTTTCAACCATTACCGCTGATGAGATTCGTAAGAATCCTCCCGCTCGCGATGTGTCGGAAATCATCCGTACCATGCCTGGCGTTAACCTGACCGGTAACTCAACCAGCGGACAGCGCGGCAACAACCGTCAGATCGATATCCGCGGCATGGGGCCAGAAAACACCCTGATTCTGATCGACGGTAAACCGGTTACCAGCCGTAACTCCGTACGCCAGGGCTGGCGCGGCGAGCGTGATACCCGCGGCGATACCGCCTGGGTCCCACCGGAAATGATCGAACGTATTGAAGTGCTGCGCGGTCCTGCCGCGGCACGCTATGGCAACGGTGCGGCTGGCGGCGTGGTGAATATCATCACCAAAAAAGGCAGCAATGAATGGCACGGCTCCTGGGATACCTATTTCAACGCCCCGGAACACAAAGATGAAGGTTCGACCAAGCGGACCAACTTTAGCCTGAATGGCCCATTGGGCGGGGATTTCAGCTTCCGTCTGTACGGTAATCTCGATAAAACTCAGGCCGACGCGTGGGACATCAACCAGGGCCATCAGTCTGAACGTACCGGCACCTACTCCAACACCTTACCCGCCGGTCGTGAAGGGGTAATCAACAAAGACATTAACGGCGTGGTTCGCTGGGATTTCGCCCCGCTCCAGTCACTGGAACTGGAAGCCGGCTATAGCCGCCAGGGCAACCTGTATGCGGGTGACACCCAAAACACCAACACCAACCAACTGGTGAAAGATAACTACGGGAAAGAGACCAACCGTCTTTACCGCCAGAACTACTCTCTGACCTGGAACGGCGGCTGGGATAACGGCGTCACCACCAGCAACTGGGTGCAGTACGAACACACGCGTAACTCCCGTACACCGGAAGGCCTGGCAGGTGGTACTGAAGGGATTTTCGACCCGAATGCGTCACAAAAATATCTCGACGCCGACCTGAGTGACGTCATGCTGCACAGTGAGGTCAGCATTCCGTTAGATCTGCTGGTTAACCAAAATCTGACGCTTGGTACCGAATGGAACCAGCAGCGCATGAAAGACATGTTATCTAATTCACAGACCTTTATGGGCGGTGATATTCCAGGGGCCAGCAGCACTAACCGTAGCCCGTACTCAGATGCAGAGATTTTCTCTCTGTTTGCTGAAAATAACATGGAGCTGACCGACAGCACGATGCTGACGCCAGGTCTGCGTTTCGACCATCACAGCATCGTCGGCGACAACTGGAGTCCGTCCCTGAACCTGTCCCAGGGTCTGGGTGACGACTTTACGCTGAAAATGGGCATCGCGCGCGCCTATAAAGCGCCAAGCCTGTATCAACTCAACCCGAACTACATTCTGTACAGCAAGGGGCAGGGTTGCTACGCCACCGGTTCAGCGACCGGTATTGGTTGCTACATGATGGGCAACGACGATCTGAAGGCCGAAACCAGTATCAACAAAGAGATTGGTCTTGAGTTCAAGCGCGACGGCTGGCTGGCTGGGGTAACCTGGTTCCGCAACGATTATCGCAACAAAATTGAAGCAGGTACGGTACCGTTCGACAGAACGTCTATCACCAACAAAGGGAAGACGACTTACACCGATATCTACCAGTGGGAAAACATTCCTAAAGCGGTGGTTGAGGGCCTGGAAGGTACGTTGAACGTGCCGGTTAGCGAAACCGTTAACTGGACCAACAACATCACTTACATGCTGCAAAGTAAGAATAAAGAGACCGGCGAACGCCTGTCGATTATTCCTGAGTACACGCTGAACTCGACTCTGAGCTGGCAGGCACGCGAAGATTTGTCGCTGCAGTCCACCTTCACCTGGTACGGCAAACAGCAGCCGAAGAAGTACGATTACCAGGGTAAACCGGTAACCGGTAGTTCGGCGAATGAAGTCAGCCCGTACAGCATCGTCGGCCTGAGCGCGACCTGGGATGTGACGAAAAACGTCAGCCTGACTGGCGGCGTGGATAACGTCTTCGACAAACGTCTGTGGCGTGAAGGTAATGCCCAGACCACGGGCGATATTGTAACCGGGAACTATATGGCGGGCGCTGGCGCATACACCTATAACGAACCGGGCCGGACGTGGTTCATGAGCGTTAACACGCACTTCTGA
- the fes gene encoding enterochelin esterase, translated as MAVTTLKMGSEAWWQSKKGPEWEREDNGNYRVTFWWRDPQGTEKESAIHHVWVYITGVTDHHQNATPQSMRRIDGTNIWCWSVSLSANWRGSYCFIPTARNDIFAPQALGETPDRTALREGWRQLLPQAIADPLNSQSWQGGRGHAVSALEMPDAPVQPGWDRPENPDSPAVCLQWCSARLGNTRRVWVFTTGEAQAESRPLAILLDGQFWAQSMPVWPALTSLTHRGHLPPAVYLLIDAIDTAHRSRELPCNADFWLAVQEELLPLVKTTTAFSDDPQRTVVAGQSFGGLSSLYAGLNWPARFGCVLSQSGSYWWPHRGGYQDGTIVEQLKIGKVSAQGLRIVLEAGIREPIIFRANQALYAQLPSAPQSIFWRQVDGGHDALCWRGGLMQGLITLWQPLTDTI; from the coding sequence ATGGCGGTGACGACGTTAAAGATGGGAAGCGAGGCGTGGTGGCAGTCAAAAAAAGGCCCGGAGTGGGAGCGTGAAGACAACGGAAATTATCGGGTAACCTTCTGGTGGCGTGACCCGCAGGGAACGGAGAAAGAGTCAGCCATTCATCACGTTTGGGTTTATATCACCGGCGTCACCGACCACCATCAAAATGCTACCCCTCAGTCGATGCGACGCATTGATGGAACGAATATTTGGTGCTGGAGTGTATCCCTCAGCGCCAACTGGCGTGGCAGTTACTGTTTTATTCCAACAGCGCGCAACGATATTTTTGCGCCGCAGGCGCTGGGCGAAACGCCTGACCGAACCGCGCTGCGTGAAGGCTGGCGGCAATTACTGCCGCAGGCTATTGCTGACCCCCTTAATTCGCAGAGCTGGCAGGGCGGTCGTGGCCACGCGGTGTCTGCGCTGGAAATGCCTGATGCACCCGTACAACCAGGATGGGATCGACCTGAAAACCCCGATTCACCCGCAGTGTGTCTGCAATGGTGTAGCGCCAGGCTTGGTAATACGCGTCGCGTATGGGTCTTTACCACCGGTGAGGCCCAAGCGGAATCTCGTCCGCTGGCTATCCTGCTGGACGGACAGTTTTGGGCGCAGAGTATGCCGGTCTGGCCTGCGCTAACTTCACTTACGCATCGTGGGCACCTTCCTCCTGCCGTTTATCTCCTGATTGATGCCATCGACACGGCTCACCGTAGCCGCGAACTGCCGTGTAACGCGGATTTTTGGTTGGCGGTACAAGAGGAGCTGTTGCCGCTGGTGAAGACGACAACCGCGTTCAGTGATGACCCGCAGCGCACGGTGGTCGCCGGACAAAGTTTTGGCGGATTGTCATCGCTGTATGCCGGGCTAAACTGGCCCGCGCGCTTTGGCTGCGTACTCAGCCAGTCGGGCTCTTACTGGTGGCCGCATCGCGGTGGTTATCAGGATGGGACGATCGTTGAGCAACTGAAGATCGGGAAGGTCAGTGCTCAGGGGCTGCGTATTGTCCTGGAAGCCGGGATCCGCGAGCCCATTATTTTTCGCGCTAATCAGGCGCTATATGCCCAGTTACCTTCTGCACCACAGTCTATTTTCTGGCGTCAGGTTGATGGCGGACACGATGCGCTTTGCTGGCGCGGCGGTTTGATGCAAGGGCTGATAACGCTCTGGCAACCGCTTACCGACACGATTTAA
- a CDS encoding MbtH family protein, giving the protein MEFSNPFDNPQGQFYILQNPQRQFSLWPRQCSLPAGWTVACEPQSQEACQQWLDANWTTLTPANYVDVQEAP; this is encoded by the coding sequence ATGGAATTCAGTAACCCCTTCGATAATCCGCAGGGCCAGTTTTACATTCTGCAAAATCCCCAACGTCAGTTTAGCCTTTGGCCGCGACAATGCTCACTTCCTGCTGGTTGGACGGTCGCGTGCGAACCCCAATCCCAGGAAGCCTGCCAGCAATGGCTGGATGCAAACTGGACCACGCTGACGCCAGCAAATTACGTCGATGTGCAGGAGGCTCCATGA